One Clavibacter zhangzhiyongii genomic region harbors:
- a CDS encoding threonine/serine ThrE exporter family protein: MRDVRARLRGTIYEGTEPAHGRLGDLYSPRQIVDFCLDLGEVMLASGADVRAVEIAIVAVSTKWNLAPLELDITGTAITIQYAPLEGPPLVKLRVVTAEGSDLHRLSLVYQIVDELLHDDRDMTSAVDGLVEVLKSPPRWPSWITDAAMGLFGVSVSLQAGGTLAGAVGAFLLMIGAMVLGRQLSRRGIPPFFVVAVQSAGVAAVGTLAIWWGLMPAGSAAAMVAAVVVLILPHVTIVTWAQDAISGFRAMALSRAMIIVLIVAGIAVGIPGGLALTAGVDIEVDPTDITLRALPLWMLLITTFFAAGATGITQGANARVMPVAIAVALVGTISLWVLKAAGVPLLAATFLVATLLGALGTVVAARLRVSATAIAVPAFCGSLLPSLAVASALLNSMAGTSGATGAFVGAMATTLAIGAGLVLGSLLATPQARRHLRRRSKRVVVQSVRMDTTPIGIIRDPSLLDPAPAPSPAGTADGA, translated from the coding sequence ATGCGCGACGTCCGCGCCCGCCTCCGCGGCACCATCTACGAGGGCACCGAGCCCGCCCACGGCCGCCTCGGCGACCTCTACTCCCCGCGCCAGATCGTCGACTTCTGCCTCGACCTAGGCGAGGTGATGCTCGCCTCCGGCGCCGACGTGCGCGCGGTCGAGATCGCGATCGTCGCCGTGAGCACGAAGTGGAACCTCGCCCCGCTGGAGCTCGACATCACGGGCACGGCCATCACCATCCAGTACGCGCCGCTCGAGGGACCGCCGCTCGTGAAGCTGCGCGTCGTCACCGCCGAGGGCAGCGACCTGCACCGGCTCTCGCTCGTGTACCAGATCGTCGACGAGCTGCTCCACGACGACCGCGACATGACGAGCGCCGTCGACGGGCTCGTCGAGGTGCTCAAGTCGCCGCCGCGCTGGCCGTCGTGGATCACCGACGCGGCCATGGGCCTCTTCGGCGTCTCCGTCTCGCTGCAGGCCGGCGGCACGCTCGCGGGCGCCGTCGGCGCGTTCCTGCTGATGATCGGCGCCATGGTGCTCGGGCGGCAGCTGTCCCGCCGCGGCATCCCGCCGTTCTTCGTCGTCGCCGTGCAGTCCGCGGGCGTCGCCGCCGTGGGCACGCTCGCCATCTGGTGGGGCCTGATGCCCGCGGGCAGCGCGGCCGCCATGGTCGCGGCCGTGGTGGTGCTGATCCTCCCCCACGTCACGATCGTCACGTGGGCGCAGGACGCCATCTCGGGCTTCCGGGCCATGGCGCTGTCGCGGGCGATGATCATCGTGCTCATCGTCGCGGGCATCGCCGTCGGCATCCCGGGCGGCCTCGCCCTCACCGCGGGCGTCGACATCGAGGTCGACCCCACGGACATCACGCTGCGGGCGCTCCCCCTCTGGATGCTGCTCATCACGACGTTCTTCGCGGCCGGCGCCACCGGGATCACGCAGGGCGCCAACGCGCGCGTGATGCCCGTCGCCATCGCCGTGGCGCTCGTCGGCACGATCTCCCTCTGGGTCCTCAAGGCCGCCGGCGTGCCCCTGCTCGCGGCCACGTTCCTCGTGGCGACGCTGCTCGGCGCGCTCGGGACGGTGGTCGCGGCGCGCCTCCGGGTGTCGGCCACGGCGATCGCGGTGCCCGCGTTCTGCGGATCGCTCCTGCCGTCGCTCGCCGTCGCCTCCGCGCTCCTCAACTCCATGGCCGGCACCTCGGGCGCGACGGGCGCGTTCGTCGGCGCCATGGCGACCACCCTCGCGATCGGCGCGGGCCTCGTGCTCGGCAGCCTCCTCGCGACCCCGCAGGCGCGTCGCCACCTCCGCCGCCGCTCCAAGCGCGTGGTGGTGCAGTCGGTGCGGATGGACACGACGCCCATCGGGATCATCCGCGACCCGTCGCTGCTCGATCCCGCGCCCGCGCCGTCGCCCGCCGGCACCGCCGACGGCGCCTGA